cgtcattgataacatcataatttgaaccggcttaaatcataaaagttctagaaaattgtctcagctttccaagaaaaaaaagttgaggtcatttggacttctagaactcgagatatgggctgaacactgaatagtgtctgggctgcaggacaaattcagacttctccattgttgctacaatttggacttaaaAACGacatttttaaatcttggactcctatgaaagttttaggcctatgtcttagctttccatccatataaggcagacctaaatccaagatctacaactccagatatgacccaatgatcGAACAGTATTCCAGTTTGAACTGAACCatcatctcttttctaaatttagccatctctttgtcctttcaatttccgtacttaaactcatcaatcaatcctttcatttatctgataagcctgcatttaagatgaaaatttaccataaattaaaggtatcttatggtatcagacttgttattataaaacatgctttagttaaggagttattgataccttaagtgcaaaatgatgatataaaaccttgataaaaatgtacttttaagtactaatcaacatCTTACATATAAACTCATAATCCTTATCCATGAGCAAATCCAAACATTAAATtcctcttttatcttttttaatcaatttttgtccttttggttttatcattaaaaaacatataaaaaaaagagtacaaaCACCTACACACcacttttcactatttttactCACACACACTCAGAATTACATGttacaaaatatcaaaagttcaaaataaatcaaacaacaataatCTAAATATACACATCAATGtctgaaaattacaaaagaaaaagcCTCAGGAACAGTGCTGGAAGGTTTCTGGACACATGAATAGTGGCGGAGCGTCTTCTCCACGCGTGGCCGCCGCTGGCGGTGCATGGGTTCATGCGCCACCACGAGGAAAAAGCCGAAAGACAATGCGATGTTACTAAGTTTAGggtttcttcctctttctttttattttagaaatttttccTCCCCCCTTTGTCTTGTGtagatatatatttatagtaaaaTGTTGCTAGGTTTCCAAactggtccctcaactttttcttcttcttcttttttttgcaaattttgattttgatttttcttttttgtattttgaatttttttgaaaacaagcaATATCAATGTCGACTCAAACGAGGAAAATCAATAACTTTGAAAATGACGTGTTAAAAGTCGAACGTGTTcaaaaaacctttaaattttACATTCTTTTgagacggtgttgaaaatgatgaaaacgatgcaaatatatcaagaatgcatgtttttagggttttcataattttttctatttttatttttttctcaaaaatttatcaaaaaactagataaaaaattaggtagcaataaactttataaaaaactaCACACCCCCACACTTTAAAATACtttagatttggttttttaCCATTTCATACTTCATAAGgagaaacatttaatttttagatgatACTCTATTATGATCGTGACATATAGTAAGTAAAGCTTCACCCCATAAATTATTTGGTAATTTAGCATTAAAAAACATGGCATTGATTATATCCACTAAGGTCCTATTTTTTATGACAACAAATCTATTATGTTGTGGTGTATAGGGTGCTGTGATTTGATAAATCATTCTTTTTTCCTCATAAAATGTAGAAAACTCCCTAGAAAAGCATTACCCCTATcactttttaagaattttaattttccttttcttttgattttttaccattttcttgaattctttgaatttttcaaaagctTCATCTTTAGTCCTTTAACTAGTGAACATATATAAACAAgaataatcatcaatgaaagttatgAAATATCTTTTCCCACCCCTTGTTAACATacaatttatttcaaatatatcaaaataaactaCCCAAGAAATTGAGAATTTCTTTCAACTTtagaaaaaggtttttttatcatctttgcTTGAATACATActttatatttatcattattatcatgctgatatgaaatataatcatacttacatatatatttcaaatatttataatttagatgTTGTAATCTAGCATGTCAAAGAAAAGAAGTAGATTCAACCATATAAGTAGAAAtaacattgattttattaatactGAATTTAAACATGTCATcacaagaataatattttttcataaacatcCCACTCTTAGTTACAATAACTTTatcaaattctaaaacaatCTTGAACCTTTTTGTCACGACCCGagtcccggatccatgaccggcacataggcaaggttcccctccaaggttccatacctatgcgaacccaaacttacacacaaacttatcctaactcaatcagagttcaacgcagcattaataacaaaatcaactttataatataattgaattgtcttaatacaagagtttatataagttcagagttttggagcactaactagacataaaggaaaggtacaaAGTACAATCAAaaagcaggttctgaaggtccaacaaaatgacctgttatcaagctataagcctgaaaagaataataatgagagggtgagttcaacaactcagtgagtagataacgttcaatatacacacacgaggtaatacagcaatgagaaatatatatataagtatggCTCTAGATTCTTATATgaaggtttctcaaataggccataacaagaagatcaaatGGTAAAgttcgtcagaaaatcaaaatgcaatgagcatgaggctccgtactgtgggatgatcagtccacacaggttggtgactcccccgactaactagggttcagatacgatgtgcacaaagactaacactaccctattagcatgggtattctgactgacataccataggttcataatcataatctaacaaacatattcatatctcaaagctcaactcatgacatcaatcaaatgacgagctatcaattcagaagtcaattcaaaatatatgttggttcatatcaagaattcagatttaataattgatcatgctttatcataacaaggataataatcaacatatatattatcaagaagcatgattcaattcatattaacaaatcaaatatttatattatttctcatgcatatggaaaattatccacttaCCTGCCTCGAAAGCAACAAAACgcaaagctgatatcgaagaaaatcctactgacgtcccgccggtagaatatcaggattatctgaatataaaggagacatatttaagaatgactcaaaagaatatatataacctatttaatacagttatctaagggtgtattccacaaccctaaatatttttgaactaactagttatctttattaaaaacccaacatttaacgattttcccgaaatctaatccataataaaacaattaataaaattggtaataattcactaaataaccctcaattattcatcaaaccaatctgaaaaaggtaatattacagctagggactaatctgtaatttatcatattcttaagggttaaattgcaacttttgtcaaattggaggaccaaactaaaatttatcataaatccatgaatatactgaaattatgtccataattcatcctcatttctgtccagatcatctcattatactccagggaccattctggaattttaccaaatttttagggtcaaattgtaatttttgtcaaattggaggaccagattgaaagtgttaaattctcttatctatacagtaattctgtccataattaatattttattctgttcagaatctcggaatatTCTCCAGGGACCAATTTGCAATTTTCCAAAGTtcggggactaaactgtaatttttgcaaattgagggaccaaattgaatttttgtcatcttcaacctcaaacccagaattttCAACAGAAAACCCACTGTTCTTTCCTTATTTCTAACACAAATTCACCATTCAACAAaaccataactcaaaatcatcattttcatctacaatctctcaaaatcatccaaataatcaaatacccacaacaattaactctataacattcaaattaaaccatcaattaaactcaaaacacaaatttcataaccctaacatttataaaaaccaaaattaaagctaaagaaaacatattatacacattaaagcataatcttacccctttttacttatttcctccaactccttttctttttcccttattttcccctattttctcttcttcttcttctttctcccttctcctttctctctcacggtttttcactcaaaatattcagatctcttcttttttttttttctttctatttatatttcttatgtttatctaattactacaatacccttatttatttatactccAACTTTTAAGCCTCCAAgggatttattgtattttcctactcattaattcaaaacattacacTTTTTTTGCTCAAAAGACTAGCAaatacaaggtttttttttctaatttttgaaaaatgaaacacATTGACTAAAGATAAGTTTTgctaatgaaatattttaagttaaattgaataattgttatttagtCTTATCCTAACAAtcataaatgttaaaattaattatgaaaattaaagaaatcaattcaaaaaatgaattaatCTCACcggtgacacgatcaaaagatttgatgtcttctcccatatgtaggagtgtcgaagtaataaataacctgacaAGACCGGGATCGAACCACATAGAGATGAACTatatagaattataaataaaacaaaagatttgaagagagctttgagatgagatattgatgtaaggatttaaacaaagataaaacaattgtcaaggttagaggatccactaatggtatttcaaataagtatattataaactctttttattactcaactggaaaccaaacacaaaagaggttccaatcagattataaattgttaacatgattacattatttatcttattagaataatgctaatacttgtaaatattgtcaggtattcatgattataacttatgttaacaacaaatcaagttcctttcatagcacaagtgtcagttataccatacggttgagCTATGAAAGTGCGAAGTACTTGTTGTATCAAGGgttatataacataaatctagattaatcatttaacaagcaaagtattaaaagtgaacaagataagaaatacaaaacattttagcatcaaacattaaagtccatcttgagtttatactatacttattcttacaccattaatgtaaccttttcaccttgacataataaatttagctaaacataaagaaagagagaaacataaataaacaagatagaacataaataagatataagttaactaagtaaaggaaaggaaatggaaagcataaacaagagattaatgtaaacaaaacttaagcattacaaaaatataaagagagagagcaagaacatgatcttgatctgaaaactgagatgcctaaatgcatggcaaatgcctccttttatagaccaaaattcagaactattgatttgataactaattgttgagtgggtgaccatctcttgacttggtaacactccttatcttcttgtttgcataaaacgtcattgctaacatcagaatttgaacagatagtcttcatgaaagttctgggacATTGTCTctgctttccaacaaaacaagaatcggtgcatttggatttctaaaactcaagatataggctgaacattgaacagtatctgggctgcaggacaaatttcaacttctccgttgttgctaccatttgaactcgaaaataacacttttaaatcttgtactcccatgaaagttttaggtctatgttttagctttccatacatataaatcagacctaaatccaagttctacagctccagttctaatccaataaccgaatggtgttccagatTGGACTGAActagcatctttttttttttaaagtttaaccctctctttatcttctcaatttcaatagttaaactcatcaattaatcctttgatttatgtgataggcctgcatttaagatgaacatttaccataaattaaagctatcttatattattagacatgttattataaaacatgctctagttaaggagttattaatactttaagtgcaaaatgatgatataaaatcttgataaaaatgcactttgaTTTCGTACATTAATGCAGGAAGCCGAGGGCTCGGAGGTCAGCCCTAGCGCCACTATATATCTGGCCTGTGTATATGTTGGGGCTCGGaggtcttctttccttttactAGCCTTCTTGCCCATTGATTTTATATCCTCTCGTAATGGCCTTTAAAATTGTTACAACGTTGAAGGCTTGATtaccattaattttatatcctcTCAAGAGTCAAGACCTGTGATCTTcccttaattactttttttttattaaaaaaataaaataaattatattttcaaatcttacctgacaatttaaattattgggttaaaatgattttttgacatgatatcagagtttTAATAACCAAGCAGTCATAAGTTCGAATCTCAcattcatatttatttgataaaaattaaacacaagacaGCGTGGGTTTAtgtaaatttcaaatatataaattatatcttaggatctcacttaataatttaagctattgaattaaattgatcctttgataattttcatgcTCATAAAATATATCAATCTCTTCTatggatttaatttattttcaaaacttatcTTCTTTATAACAACACTAAAAGAATGGAGAGGAGAACATCATTTTTTTCGTATGAATATTGTATTCCTATTGATATGAATAGTGCgatcatgtcttttttttattaattttattttttaataattaattgattttaaattggttttttttattttattttagtttgttttttataaagttattacaatctcaaataaacatctTAGTATTTAGTTAATGATCGATttataaacatttatttttattatggcataataaaataaataataatttaaagaacaaagttattaaattatgaagtctagaGAGATATAATATGtcgttgttttaatattaaaaaaataacattttaaaaaaatttaaatcaatctatatttttaaatgttatacTGGTAGTTTTTAGAGAGTCATGTTGAAATatctttaatataattttatttaaaatattaattaagcaaagaaaaaaaagtcaagtgatttttagattaaaagatattttaatatcaaagatTTGGAGATATTTTTAacttaacttcttttttatattcaaaagaTTTTTGTCTGATACATGACGTATCACGTCTAATAAACTAGTATTATTATTGGAATTATTTCTTGAACTTGTAATGTGCCTCAGTTATAAGATACTCTCTTTccgtagaaaaaaaaaggtttgactATCGCCCATGACAGCAAAGCCATGACCTCATTCTAAGATATGTTTGAGAACCACTATTTtgctatatttaattttttatatttaaaattaattttttatatttttatatgtataggttgatgttaaaaatattgttgataaaattaaataaaaatatttttttaatctattttttaaaaaactatttttaaaaatattgtttttttttaactaataaaatgCAATGCAAAGCTCAAACCCAGACGTCTCTCACATCCACAAAAAAGGAGTATTGTTTGCAAACTCATTGAAGCCTCCTGCAAAATGAAGAACGCTGAGCTAGTCTTCATTCCAGCACCAATTATAGGTCACTTTGTATCCGCAGTAGAGGTAGCCAAGCTCCTTTTAGAACGTGACGAGAGGCTTTCAATCACCTTCCTCGTCATGAAATCAAGTTTAAGCACCAAGATTGCTCGTAGCTGCAATGATTCAGTGATTGCAGCCTGCGGTCGTATCCGGTTCATTCACATGCCTGACGTTGAGCTTGATCCAAACCTATCCAGCaggtttttcatttctttgattgAAGCCCAAAAACCTCATGTCAAAGAAGAAGTCTCTAAGCTTGTGATTGAGTCCGAGTCAAGCCCTGACTCGCCTCGACTTGCTGGGTTTGTTCTTGATATGTTTTCTACATCAATCATAGATGTGGCCAATGAATTTGGTGTTccctcttatattttctttacatCTGCTGCAGCTTTTCTTGGTACTACGTTCTATATTCAGGCTCTCCATGATGAGCAGAAAGTTGACCCTACTGAGTTCAAGAACTCGGATGTTGAATTGGTCATGCCGTGTTTGGCGAGTCCCTTTCCAGCAAAGGTTTTACCATCTTCGGTGCTTGGCAAAGATTTTCTGCCTCTTTTTCTTCGCCTGTTTAGAAGGTTCAGAGAAGCCAAGGGAATTATGGTAAATACATTTTACGAGCTGGAATCTCATGCGATCAACTCATTCTCTGATGGTAATTATCCTCCTGTTTATCCAGTTGGTCCCCTTTTGAACCTCAACGGCCATGAACATGATGTGGTGTCAGATATTAGAAAAGATATTCACAGGGATATCATGCAATGGCTTGACCATCAGCCTTCATCTTCTGTAGTCTTCCTGTGTTTTGGGAGTATGGGAAGTTTCGGTGTGGAGCAAGTGAAAGAGATCGCATGTGGATTGGAGCAAAGTGGACACCGATTCTTATGGTCTCTACGTCAACCTCCACCAAATGGCAAGATGGAAGCTCCGAGTGATTATGTGAATCCTGCAGAAGTCTTGCCTGAAGGGTTCTTAGATCGAACATCCGAGATCGGAAAAATAATAGGATGGGCCCCACAGGTGGATATCTTGGCTCACCCATCTATAGGAGGATTTGTGTCGCATTGTGGGTGGAATTCTACGCTGGAAAGCATATGGTTTGATGTTCCAATTGCTACATGGCCAATGCATGCTGAGCAGCAATTTAATGCTTTCCTAATGATTGTTGAGTTCGGCTTAGCAATAGAAATTCAAATGAATTATAGAAaagaattttatatggatggtTGTGAAATTGTTAGTGCTGAGGAAATAGAGAAAGGAATAAGGGGTTTAATGGAGTTTGACATCAAGAAAAGGGAGAAGTTGAAGGAAATAAGCGAAAAGAGTAGGAAGGCTTTGATGAAAGATGGATCCTCGTACACTTGGTTAGGTCATCTGATTCAAGATATGATAGACAACATGGCATGAGTGAAATGTACTTGCTTTTCACATTATCTAATAAACAACATTTGTTGATCTAGTTTGGTCGCCTGTTTCTTTAATAGCATACgcgagtttatatatatataaaatatgagagATTTATTAATGCCATTAAAAATATAGCTTAACAGAGAACAGagtagtaaaaaaatttaaaggagtAAGAAAATTTACTTATAAAACTAAACCCATAATCATAATCAAGCATAATGGACCTTgaacaagagaaaaaacaaactataatcACACACCCAAATCATCATTTTTAAGAACTCATTGCTTGGCCAAATGATCTGTTACATGATTATTCTTTCCATGAACATGTTCAAACACACATAAGAAAGCTTATTACATGCTTTCGTAGAAGCACATTAGTTTGCAGGTGTCAAGGcaacataacattttttttctttaatccaaGTAATGATATTGTAAGAATCTCTTACTCCATAACCCATTGATTTGTAGAAGCACATTAGTCAATACTTAAAAGCATAGCTTTTTGAATTGCCAAGACATCGGTTCTATTAAATTTGTTGTTATCCATTCTGGAACTCtacataaatatacaaaatacaaaaaaaataaaattttttggaaaaaaaataaaaaacaatatatcgATAAGAAGAATATATTGGAACACCCAAGATATTGCCAAAAACTAGTTAAAGAGGATCAAAATACCAAAAGTTGAGAATGTGACAACATATTTTAGACTGATGAAGGCTTTGTTAGCtaggaaaaatcaatttaaggaGTCAATTAGAATTGAAcatttaaggactcaattagcatttttcaaggtttaatttaatttattgagggattaattagaagaaaggttgaatttttaagtcaatttaggctttaattggaagaaattgaagtttgaatgtcgaattgcaattttaaagagtcaatttggtcaaatcagaaacttaattgtataaatattgaagtttgataagtaattagggacttgattgaagaaatccaaaagtaAGGACCAAAACAAAAAGATGCGTGAATATAGGGtttaaaattgatcaaattaggggccaaattgaagacaaTTGAAAGGTTGATAGTCACTTGAGGGTCAAAATGGACAAATCAGAAACCAAGGGCCAAGATGAAAAAGACATTGAACTTTGGGGCTGATGATTGAGTTTAGCAGGGGTGAagttgcatgaaattaaaagtttgagagGCAATTATGGGTACAATTAAAAGTAATTGaactaattaataaaagaaggttttcaaatctgaaattaaaaaaactctaattttagggtttaattATGATGACATGTCGTTCGACCATTGTTTAGCTTTTTATTCGGTAGTTTTGGCTGATCGAGTAGGTACCTTTAGGCGAATGGAAGTGACGTTCTCAAACCAGCTTTGGGGCTGTAACCACTACTATTCAACTAAGAAACACATTCTCTACAAAGATCAGCTACTTCCATCAAAGATTTACATCTCATTTTCTTCAACAAACTCAATAACATTTTGTCCACAATTAGCCATCACTGTGTTTTAAGATTCTAGACTGATCGAGTTGACATTTTTAAACGAATGAATATGAAGCTACATACCTCCAAATTGATCAAGGTTGGATCCAAATGAAAGGTATGCACCCCCTTTACCAACTTTAAGTGGTCTTAATAATGATGATGTCGGAGTTGCTCTAACGAAGCCTTGAAAGTGAGTAACTCAGTTATCAATGGTTGTGATACTCATTTCTCAAAAccactaatatttttcatatgttCACACTTCAAGCCTTGTCAATGGGTTCTTATCAGAGGTTGGTCACGTTTCTCTCAAGATCAAAAGGCCAGAAACAAGCTTATTGGTTTACAAGTTTGAGAAAACCactaaaatatccaaaataagcTTGTTGCAAAACCACTACTGTAAAACCAGCATTGGTACAGAACTTACAACTATAAATATACTTAAAACTCTTCCATTTTAATCAGAGAGCCAAACTTTAAGGAAataggattaatttttttttattaaattcataaaactCTTAGCTTGAAACCTTATAAATACTTCCtggaaaatcaagataaaaaaaataaaaaaagagtaacaaaaaagggaagaaaaatctTTGATAATGAAAACCTAAATGTGAAGGTTCAAAAGCCTAGCACTAGGTATATTCAACTTTGAGAGAAAGTAGAAATCTTCAAAAAGAAAGGACAACAACTATTGTTAGAGCTTGGAGGGTATAGAACATTAATTTAATCTAGTAGATAATATCTATGAGGCACATCTCTAACTTGTTCATGCACgttgtcgcacgtcaaaaaaaatccgcgcgcggcgtcggctggcgattttttgttatgtttgcttgattggttcgttgggagtcgccacctagtaatttattgaaggctactagaaaacccgggtactggtcttatcagagatttgcgggtaagggactggttgtggttagggaaagTATTAGcaccctaacgcaccctacctgaggtaagctgcttcgtggacttgatgtgttaaagaagttttaaaaattctattctttcatcgaattttagaaatacgacttacatgtaagttcataattctttatccgtgagcaaatcaaaatattaaattcttctttattcttgcaattttatcatagagaaaaaacattcataaataaaattcaaatcacacattcactttcactatacttttctttttttcttttcttttcctccttttttggTGCATCCAcattacaaataaaaagaaattcaacactacacaaaaattacattacataaatttaaaaattacaaaaatggtccctaaaactccagaaattgcagggaAGGACTTCTGCAAGccggaacagtggcggcgcgtgggttcacgcgccgccgtgATAATGCCGGAAAATGTGGGCCCGGCTcagcttcttctcctcttctcttttctGCCGGTGGTGACACCCACCGTCGCCTGCAACAAAGGAAACAACGCACAACAACAGttgattttaattcttttgttttgcagATCTGCTTCTgccccttttccttttcatatcTGCTGATCTctgcaagttttttttgtttcaggtgGCCGGTGGCATGACCAAAGACTGCCGGTCTGTGGGCGCTGCTGGGTTGCTGCTGCCGCTGTTGGCTGTTCGGCGGCTGAGGAAGGAAAGACCCGCTGGCTGAAGCGAGAGCAGTGGGTCTGAGGAGACGGGGAAAGGTGGAACTGAAACGGCAAAGGGGGTCCTTGGCTCTGTTCTGGGACGGCAACCACCAGGACCCCAGGGATGGCGTCTTTATTTCCAACACAGGAAAACAAATCAGACTGCTGGGGGCAGCGGCTCCTTTGGTTTCAAGACAGAGAATCGCCGCCCTCTCTGGTTCTTTTTTTGGCAAAGGAGCAGGGGAGTTGTGGCCGGCTGCTGTGGTCTTGGAGAAGAGGCTGAGTCCGgtctgtgaaaaaaaaaaagagaggggctGCAGTGTCGGCAGTGAAAGGAGCCAAGCTCTTGGCTGGCCAGAAGATGAGAAAATTTTCCAACGGGGAGGGGGAATCAACCGTGGCTTTGTTGGCTGAGGAGAAAGGGCCAACAGAGGGTTTGCAGTGAGGGAGAGAGTGAGATGGGGGAAACCGGGGGGTTGATTTTTGCTGATGAGAAAAAGGGCTGAGAAGAAAATCTCTTCTGCAgctgaagaggaaaaaaaccaaaacgtGGGGGGCGGCTCCTCTTGAAAAAAggatgggtttagggttaggttttttttgtattttttctgatgttgtcaaaattgcccccccccctttttgtttgagttgtggaccagtatttataggtaaaatgttgcatggatctcaaaattggtccctcaactttcttttttcttttttttgtaaatttgatttttcttaatttttttgtatttttttgaaaacgagcaatatcaatgtcgactcaatgaagaaaatcaatgattttaaaaataacgcgttaaaagttgaacgcgttccaaatgtctttgaaaatttaaattcttttgagacgatgctaaaaacgctaaaaacgatgcaaatgtattaaaaatgtattttttggattttcaatgtttttcgctatttttggatttttctgaaaatttatcaaaacgtgagtcaaaaattgggtagcaacagatgccccctctttacaatgcttacgaagcaaaactcctcaatgtttcgcatagtaagctttgtaaagaaaaactctaaatgtttctttcttcttctttttttcttctttctttctttctttctttcgttaacttgagatcccatctggcgatctcctttttcaaaaccaaagaatgtgtgtagctcggtcaacctgaaattccatctggcgattccctttaaccaaagctacatgagatcccatctggcgacctcattaaaccaaaacaaagaataagtgtgtaactcggtcaacctgaaatcccatctggcgattccctttaatcAAAgttacatgagatcccatctggcgacctcattaaatcaagactaaaaaatgtgtaaaaagtggt
The Populus nigra chromosome 3, ddPopNigr1.1, whole genome shotgun sequence genome window above contains:
- the LOC133689107 gene encoding anthocyanidin 3-O-glucosyltransferase 6-like, whose product is MKNAELVFIPAPIIGHFVSAVEVAKLLLERDERLSITFLVMKSSLSTKIARSCNDSVIAACGRIRFIHMPDVELDPNLSSRFFISLIEAQKPHVKEEVSKLVIESESSPDSPRLAGFVLDMFSTSIIDVANEFGVPSYIFFTSAAAFLGTTFYIQALHDEQKVDPTEFKNSDVELVMPCLASPFPAKVLPSSVLGKDFLPLFLRLFRRFREAKGIMVNTFYELESHAINSFSDGNYPPVYPVGPLLNLNGHEHDVVSDIRKDIHRDIMQWLDHQPSSSVVFLCFGSMGSFGVEQVKEIACGLEQSGHRFLWSLRQPPPNGKMEAPSDYVNPAEVLPEGFLDRTSEIGKIIGWAPQVDILAHPSIGGFVSHCGWNSTLESIWFDVPIATWPMHAEQQFNAFLMIVEFGLAIEIQMNYRKEFYMDGCEIVSAEEIEKGIRGLMEFDIKKREKLKEISEKSRKALMKDGSSYTWLGHLIQDMIDNMA